The sequence ACAACAAATTATGGCAGTACTTATTTACGGTGTGTTATTTCTGATGGCGATCTCTGTAATGATGTATAGAAGTTATCAGGATGCTAAACAAAATCGTTAAACAGAAATAAGGCTTTCGAAACCCATATTTTTGTTTGGTGCAGGAGGTTTTGAAATCTCCTGGATACGGATTGCTGCCCCTTAAAATCAGGTACTATATTATATGCTTTAAATAACAATTGGCATGAGCTTCAGCCTTGGTTTATTGAGAACCGTTTTTATCAGCATGTCACTTTTCTTCAGTCTTCGGTCCTGCGACCGAGTCACTAAAAAAAGTTGCTTAAATTCTAATTTGTTGAGATGTGTTTGTTTGGTGTAATTTACGAATAAAGCGATGAAATAAATTCATAATTGTAAAACAAGCAATACTTTTCTAACAAGCGAAATCCGTTGGCCGACAGTTCAGTGAGTTCTGGGAAAAAATGTACCAGTAATTCTTTGGCTTTTTGATGAGTTTGCAAGGCAATATCAGATTGACGTAAACTTGATGGATATTTCTCTACTGCTCGCGATATTGCTTCCAGTTCCATTGTTAGGCGAACTTCGTTGTAATTTTCATCTTTGTCGGCAACCGAGTCGGCACAGTTAAACATCCGGTTGGCATATTCTCTTAACTGTTCCTCCAGCCTATCCTTCTCCGTGATCGAATTCAAGAATGAGTTAGTTATTAGCAATTGCTCTCGAATAAAGCGTCTCCGAAATTTTTCCAGGAATTTGTCGATACGCTCAAATTCTGCACGCAGTTTCAAATGAAAATCCTTACTGAAATCCTGATGTTCCATACTTTTATAACAATAAAACAGTTAAAAAGATTTACAGGATTAAATTACCTGAAATGATGGTGCTTTCAAAAGATTTGAATATGGTTTAGAGCATATTTGGCGAGTTTATATTGTTTGACAGAAGGGCGTTATTAATAGTATTGATGTTTTAGTTAATGTGTTCACAATAAAAAAGCCCCTCCGAAAATCGAAGAGGCTTCAATATTTTTTTTGACTTCCAACTCACGTCTTCGGTCTTCTAAATTCTGGTTACAAGGCAGTCACCAACAAACCGGCATCAGTATTTTCAACTTTAGCCACATTCTTTTTGGTAAGGCCTTTAATGGCTTTATCCCATTTCTTGTTGCTCAGTCCGGCTTTTTCTTTTAGTGCAGGCAGTTCAACCGGCGATTCAGCTTTTAACAGTTCGAAAACCGCTTTTTCGTCGTCAGTCAATTCCACTGCTTTTTTCTCCGGTTTCATTTGCGGGAAAAACAATACATCTTGAATTGATGGGCTGTTGGTCATAAACATGGTCAAACGATCCATTCCAATTCCCATTCCCGATGTTGGAGGCATTCCATACTCCAGTGCGCGTAGGAAGTCCTGGTCGATAAACATCGCTTCGTCGTCACCTTTCTCCGACAATTTTAGCTGGTCTTCAAAACGTTCGCGCTGGTCGATTGGGTCATTCAGTTCCGAGTAAGCATTGGCCAGCTCTTTTCCATTTACCATCAACTCAAAACGTTCTGTTAATTCCGGGTTGTCGCGGTGTTTTTTCGTAAGCGGTGACATTTCTTTCGGGTAATCGGTAATAAAGGTTGGCTGTATGTAGTTGCCTTCACATTTTTCGCCAAATATCTCGTCAATCAACTTTCCTTTACCCATGGTTTCGTCGATTTCAATATCAAGCTTTTTGCAGATATCGCGCAGCTCGTCTTCCGACTTGCCGTTAATATCGTAACCGGTGTGTTCCAAAATTGCTTCGGCCATGGTAACACGCGGATATGGTGCTTTATAATCGATAATGTTGTCGCCCAGCTGAACTTTTGTGGTTCCGTGTAATGCCATCGCCACACGCTCACAAATTTCTTCGGTAAAGCTCATCATCCATTTGTAGTCTTTGTAGGCCACATAAATTTCCATCACCGTAAATTCCGGGTTGTGGGTGCGGTCCATTCCTTCGTTACGGAAATCTTTGGCAAATTCGTAAACACCTTCAAAACCACCAACAATAAGTCGTTTCAGGTAAAGTTCGTTGGCAATACGCATGTACAACGGCATGTTCAGCGCGTTGTGGTGCGTAATAAACGGACGTGCAGCAGCTCCTCCGGGAATTGGTTGCAGAATTGGTGTTTCCACCTCGTGGTAACCATACTCGTTAAACATCTGGCGCATGGTGTTGTATATAATTGTCCGTTTTTTGAAGGTCTCTTTTACCTCAGGATTTACGATCAAATCGATGTAACGCTGGCGGTAACGTTGCTCCGGATCGGTAAAAGCATCAAAGGTTTTACCATCTTTTTCTTTTACAATCGGTAGTGGGCGCAACGATTTATTCAGCACTGTAAATTCAGTAACATGAATGGTTAATTCGCCCATTTGCGTAATAAAAGCATGTCCTTTTACCCCGATGATGTCGCCAATGTCAAGTAATTTTTTGAATACTTCGTTGTACATCATTTTATCATCGCCGGTGCAAATTTCGTCGCGGTTAACGTAAATCTGAATACGTCCTTCATGGTCCTGGATCTCAGCAAACGCAGCTTTTCCCATAATCCGGCGGCTCATCAATCGGCCGGCAATCACTACATCCTGAAAATTCTTCTCCTCTTCCTTGAAGTTCTGTTTTATATCTTTGGTGTTGGTATTTACATGGTACTGTGCCGCCGGGTAGGGTTCAACACCCAACTCGCGCATTTTTTGCAACGAATTTCGTCTGATGATCTCTTGTTCGCTTAATTCCTGATGACTCATTTCTAATTCACTTTTATTTTGCTGTCACTCTTTTGTTTAAATGACATTTTAATGTCAGGGAAACGTTTGTCGAATCCTGTTAAAAAAATTTGGGCAAAGATAATAAAACAGATTGGTTGTAATTGTTGTTGTAACATTGAATCAATTAAAAAATAATGTTGAGGGTGAATGTTTTATTTCCATATGCGGTTGCATTTTGTATCTTTGCGCATTCACATCTTGAGAAACACAATAACGCAGCATGGATAGAATTTGGAACTTAAAAAAACAAGGCGACCAAAACGAGGTAAAACACCTTTCAGCGGCGTTAAATGTGAATATGGTGATTGCGCGCTTGCTGGTACAACGGGGAATAAAAACTTACCCTGAAGCAAAAGCATTTTTCCGCCCCCGACTGAGTGACCTACACGATCCTTTTCTGATGAAAGACATGGATAAAGCAGTTGCCCGTTTGGATAAGGCTATTGAAAATCAGGAAAAAGTTATTGTTTACGGCGATTACGATGTGGATGGAACGACCTCGGTTGCCCTGATGTATTCGTTTTTAAAACAGCGTATTGAAGATATTGAATATTATATTCCGGATCGTTACAGCGAAGGATATGGTATTTCTCCTAAAAGCATTGATTATGCCGTTGAAAAGGGAGTGACGCTGATTGTTGCGCTCGATTGTGGAATTAAAGCTGTTGAAAAAATAGCCAAAGCCAAAGAACGCGGACTTGATTTTATTATCTGCGATCATCATAATCCCGATGATGAGGTGCCACCAGCTGTTGCTGTTCTTGATGCCAAACAATCGGATTGTCAATATCCTTACAAAGAACTTTCGGGATGTGGTGTTGGATTTAAATTGCTTCAGGCCTACTGCAAAAAGCACGAAATTGATTACGAAGAAATATACGATTTGCTGGATTTGGTTGCTGTGAGTATTGCAGCCGACATTGTTCCAATAACTGGTGAGAACAGGGTGCTGGCTTATTATGGCCTCAAAAAACTGAATTCGAATCCTGGTATTGGCTTGCAAACCATTATAAATTTTGCAGGTATATCCGGAACAGAGATTACCATCAGCGATATTGTGTTTAAAATCGGACCACGCTTAAATGCTTCGGGTAGAATTGAGCACGGTAAAAAATCAGTGCAGATACTTGTCTCAACCGATGAAGATAAATCGGATTTGTTGGGAGAAGAGATCGATTCGTTCAATGAGATCAGAAAAACATTAGACCGCGATATTACCCAGGATGCCCTAGATACTATTGAAAATAGTACCGAGTTAAAAGCTATGAACAGTACGGTTTTATATAATCGTGACTGGCATAAAGGTGTTGTTGGAATTGTGGCATCAAGAGTTACTGAACATTTCTATCGTCCCACGATAATTTTAACGGAATCGAATGGTTTGGCAACCGGATCGGCACGTTCTGTTCGCGATTTTGATTTGTATGAAGCCATCGGTCAGTGCAGCGATTTACTGGAATCGTACGGAGGGCATATGTATGCTGCCGGCCTTACCATGAAAATCGAAAATATTCCGGAATTCAAACGTCGCTTTGAAGAGATCGTGACTAATCAGATAACCGATAAACAGCAAATACAGACCATCGAGATAGATGCCAAAATTGCGCTAAGTGAGATTACTCCACGTTTTTATCGCATATTGAAGCAATTTGCTCCATTTGGCCCGCACAATATGACGCCGGTTTTTGTAACCGAAGACGTGTTTGATGCAGGAACCAGCCGTTTGGTTGGTAAAAATCAAGAGCACTTAAAACTCGATCTGGTAGAGCCTGATGTAAATTCAGGAATTTTTCCCGGAATTGCGTTTAATCAGTCTGAAGCATATGATGTAATCACTTCCGGTTCGCCTTTTGATGTTTGTTATTCGATTAATGAGAATGAATATCGTGGAAAAACGAACCTTCAGTTATTCGTCAGGGATATCAAGAAAAGAGAATTTCTGGATTAAAGGGGAAGTGTTTCAAGTTGTCGTAAATCATCAATAACTTTTGATCCTGTTGCCAAAAGCCGGTCTTTCGATTGGTGTCCGTCGGCAATTAATATACAGTCTATTTCTAATTGTTGCGCTACCTCAAAATCGTGGTTAGTATCTCCAACAATGGTTGCCTGTGCTCTGCTGATGTTAAACCGGCGAATTAACTGTTCACCACGTTCGATTTTTGAAACTGCATAATGATCGTTTAATCCGGCCACACCCTCAAAATAGTCAAAAATCTGCTGATGTTTTAAGGTTTGTTCCAGCATACTTTGTTTCATCGCCGAAAGTACAAATTGCCGCAATCCCATATTTTTGAAATGTTCGAGAACTTCGGTTGCTGCATCATGTAAATTACATCCTGAAACACCGGCGTTGTAACGGTCAATAAATTCTTTTGCCGGAATGGAGAAATCTTCTTTTGAGAAATCGAAGCCAATGGCCTGGTAATAGGTTTTTACCGGAAATGAAAATACCTCTTTGTAGGTAAAACGATCAAGCAAATCGAGATTTCGTTCTTTCAGAAGAAGGTTGATTGTTGAAATGCAAAAATCAAGATCGTTGAGCAGCGTGCCGTTCCAGTCCCAGATAATTGATTGCATGTTATTGCTTTGGTCTGTCGAATTTATTGATTACAGGATAGGCGTATAGTTTCAGGAAACGCTCCTGGATATCGGTTATCGGGAAATCGATATGTACCATTGCCTGTTCCACCATTATCTCGAATTTCTTTTGCTCTTCGGCCGTGTAACGATCTTTAAAACGGTGTTCCTGCATCAGCATATCGTAAGCTACAAAATTACTGGGCCACAGTTTAAAGTTTTTATAAATCTGGTCGTCGATCATATCGGCCAGACTGCGAATATAATTATTACGCTGCTCGTTATTTTTTGCCAGTTCGAAGTGCGTTTCAATCGGTGTTCCAAAAGCAAAACGCATTCTTCCTTTTGGGGCGAACATTCCCATCGACATGGCTTTTAGGTCGTCTTTGCTGCGTTTTGCAGTGCCATAATGCTCCTTTTTTATTAGTTCGCGAAGTTTGGCTAATCCACAAGGTTCAATTTCGTACGAAATAGAAACAGGAACAATATTCAGCTCGTTAAATCCGTCTGAAATTCCACCTTTATTACTCATGTTTAACATCTTCAAAACGCTGTCCTGTGTTTTGTCGTTCCCATCTTTTGTGCGGCCTTCGCGCTGAGCTATCCATACCGACATTTCATCTTCGGTGATGGATTTCCGGATAAAATGAGATACTTTTTTTGATGCTGTCAGAAGTTCGCGTGGTGGCAAATTACGTTTAATAACAAATGAGCGGTTTAGTTTTACGGTATGTTCGATCCACTCGTATTGCAGCAGGTTGTCGCCAATGGCAATTTGCGTGGTATTCATACCGTGCTCGAAAATAAGAAAGTTCAATAAAGCTGCATCAAGAATGATATCGCGGTGGTTTGAAATAAACAGGTAGGGTTTCTTTTTATCCAGTTTATCGATACCGGTCACTTTTAGGCCATCGGAAGTTTTATCGACCAACCAGTGCAGCAGGTCGTAAATAAATACACCCTGAAGTTGTTTAATGCTGCTAACCCGGCGAAGCTGAAACTTAACCATTTCAACTTTTGGCCGGTTCTTAAATAGGTGATGCAGAACGGAGTCAAAGGTTTTATCCTTTAGTAGCAACCTAATCTTTTGTTTGACTTCTTTATCGGTGTATGGGCGAATATCATCAAAATTAATGTTACTCATTATTCAAAATTTAACTCGGCAAAGTAAGGCATTCAAAATCAGAATTTCAACCGAAGCTGCAATTTTAGCTCAGTTTTGTGGTGTCCGGCTATTTCATTATAGCCCGAACTTATGGTTTCGCGGTCGGTCCAACAGGTGTTGGCCAGTTTTAGCCAGCAATCAATTTTATTGGCTGGCTGGTATTTTAAATTAAGGTAGGTTCTGTAACCGTTGCCATAGTATGCAGGAATAGAAAACACATAAAGCATGTCGTTTTCATAGGCATAAATCCGGCTGTTATAACTATCGGTATTAAAGTAGGCCACCCGCGCAGAAAGATTAAGCGGGAATGTTTTGGGTGAATATTGAATATCCTGAAAAATCATAAATCCATTTTCACCAGCATCGGCTTTGTAGTAGACATGCTCTGCACGTGTTTTCAACAGAACAGTTTCCGAAGCCCGGAATTGAAAATGAATTCGGAATTTTTGTACCCGTTCAGGCAGATTAATGTACCGGCCATCGCTTTTAAATTTTTGTTCTTTCTCTTCATTTTTAAAACGCAGGTAGGCACTCATCTTTTCACTGATCTGAAAATCGGCTTGAGTGAATATATCCCACGAACGTGCCGGTCCGGCAGTAGAATAATTAAACCAGTCCGACTTGTAAATATCAGAATAGGCTGAAAGCGTAACAAATTTAGCCGGTAGAAATCGCACTCCAAAATACAGTCCTGATTCGTTGCTAATGTTGCTACCCTCGGCAAGAGTGTTTGCCCAAAAAGCATGGTAGTCTTTCCCGAAATGACGAAACAGTGCCGAGAAGCCCAGCTGGTCATTTATATGCACGATGGCGCCCTGGGTAAAAGCCTTGCCTTTCGATTTAGAAATTGCAACTTCGCCAAATAATACATAGTTGTTTTTATTGAGCAGGTAGTCGGCTCCGGCCGTGAAATTGTCTTTTCCGCTGAAACGAAATTTGTTGTACAACTGTTCGCTTCGGATAAAAGCTTTGTCGAAATGTTGATAAACAACTGTTGCACCGATTTTCAGATTTTTAAAGTGATGGGTGAAAACACCTCCTGTGTTCGTAAATTTTACTGTTTTTTCATCGTTAATTTCATTTGATGTGCGATGGTAACCCGATGTCTGCAAACTGGAAAAATGAGATATGACCGAATCGTTATAAACCAAATTCCCATCGGCATTTTTGTGCGAATAAAACAGGATGATCTTTGAATTACCCAAATTTACGGAACCTGCTGCACCCCTGAAATAGTAATTTTCGTCTACCGAAGTATAACCACGAGTTCCCTGTCCGGTTTTTGTAATGCCCAAAACATTTTCCGATTTTCCGTTGGTGTAGCCTTGCCAAAGTACCAATCCCTGGCCGGCACGTACAATGTAATCGCCAACGGAAATATTTTCGAAAGTATTGCTAAGTTTATAGCTTACGTGCCCCGAATAATAGTCGAAACCGTGTTTGTTGGAGCCGCTAAAAAAGGCTTCGCCCGGATCTTTTTCTGCTGTAAAACCAAACGAAATTTTATCATCAGCCTTAAAATTATAGCGGGTGTAGTACCTGAAACGATTACCTTCATATGGCACTGAGCAATCATCTTTTGTTTTATATCCTTGCGCAGTTTGCAAGTTGCCAAGCGTACGGAGCAATAGTTGCTGGTTGGCGTATTTTACAAGCTCTTTAAATGTCTTTTTTTCTTGTTCCTCAGGGCCAAACGATATAAAATACTGCAGGTTCTGCAACAGTTTAGGTGTCAGTCCATCCACTGCTTTTAGCTCGTAAATAGAATAAACCGGCCCGTAATTTTCGGTGTACTCCATCAATTTCTGAATCTGAATCTCATTTAGCAAATAAAGCCGGGCAAGTTCCGTAGCAGTTGTTGCATTTATATTTATCGGGTGTTCAAGTAGGTATTCAAGATCTTCGATGATCAGGGCGACATCGGTACCTTCTGCAATTTTATCGAGATGCGATTCCAGAATCGATTCAATCAATTTATCCGGCGAATTATTTTGCGCTGATGCTGCTAAAACAAACAGTTGTAACAGAACAAAGATTATATGTTTGGCCAGGCATTTCATTTCGGTTGATACTGAATGGAGACAGACGGTGTAAATCCTAAATTTCCGTGATAGCTAAACGCAATGTCAGTGCTAATGTTTTTGAATCGATAACCCAAACCTGCCGTGTATTGAACAGGTCGTCCGGAAATACCAAAACGAAGCGCCAGATTCTGCAGGGGCATAAATTCCAATCCGCTTTTCATAACAACATCCCGATCTGATTCTTTTTGTGTTTCAATACTGATCAGGATATGCTTGTCGAAGGAATAATGCGCTCCAAGTCTGTAAATTGTCGGGAGTTTTATTTTTTCTTCAGGATAATTGTAGCCGTTTTTAACCGGATTATAGGTGTGAGCTCCCAATGTAATTTGTTCGGTTGGTTTAAAGACTGCACCAATTTCAAAAGTAAGGAAAGAAAAAGCTGTCGCATTTTCAGGCATACGCTGTGATTTGTAATCGAATTGAATGGCCGCATTAAAATGCTTAAAGAGTTGCTTGGCAAAGGCAAAGCC comes from uncultured Draconibacterium sp. and encodes:
- a CDS encoding HAD hydrolase-like protein; amino-acid sequence: MQSIIWDWNGTLLNDLDFCISTINLLLKERNLDLLDRFTYKEVFSFPVKTYYQAIGFDFSKEDFSIPAKEFIDRYNAGVSGCNLHDAATEVLEHFKNMGLRQFVLSAMKQSMLEQTLKHQQIFDYFEGVAGLNDHYAVSKIERGEQLIRRFNISRAQATIVGDTNHDFEVAQQLEIDCILIADGHQSKDRLLATGSKVIDDLRQLETLPL
- a CDS encoding 1-acyl-sn-glycerol-3-phosphate acyltransferase, with product MSNINFDDIRPYTDKEVKQKIRLLLKDKTFDSVLHHLFKNRPKVEMVKFQLRRVSSIKQLQGVFIYDLLHWLVDKTSDGLKVTGIDKLDKKKPYLFISNHRDIILDAALLNFLIFEHGMNTTQIAIGDNLLQYEWIEHTVKLNRSFVIKRNLPPRELLTASKKVSHFIRKSITEDEMSVWIAQREGRTKDGNDKTQDSVLKMLNMSNKGGISDGFNELNIVPVSISYEIEPCGLAKLRELIKKEHYGTAKRSKDDLKAMSMGMFAPKGRMRFAFGTPIETHFELAKNNEQRNNYIRSLADMIDDQIYKNFKLWPSNFVAYDMLMQEHRFKDRYTAEEQKKFEIMVEQAMVHIDFPITDIQERFLKLYAYPVINKFDRPKQ
- the recJ gene encoding single-stranded-DNA-specific exonuclease RecJ, which encodes MDRIWNLKKQGDQNEVKHLSAALNVNMVIARLLVQRGIKTYPEAKAFFRPRLSDLHDPFLMKDMDKAVARLDKAIENQEKVIVYGDYDVDGTTSVALMYSFLKQRIEDIEYYIPDRYSEGYGISPKSIDYAVEKGVTLIVALDCGIKAVEKIAKAKERGLDFIICDHHNPDDEVPPAVAVLDAKQSDCQYPYKELSGCGVGFKLLQAYCKKHEIDYEEIYDLLDLVAVSIAADIVPITGENRVLAYYGLKKLNSNPGIGLQTIINFAGISGTEITISDIVFKIGPRLNASGRIEHGKKSVQILVSTDEDKSDLLGEEIDSFNEIRKTLDRDITQDALDTIENSTELKAMNSTVLYNRDWHKGVVGIVASRVTEHFYRPTIILTESNGLATGSARSVRDFDLYEAIGQCSDLLESYGGHMYAAGLTMKIENIPEFKRRFEEIVTNQITDKQQIQTIEIDAKIALSEITPRFYRILKQFAPFGPHNMTPVFVTEDVFDAGTSRLVGKNQEHLKLDLVEPDVNSGIFPGIAFNQSEAYDVITSGSPFDVCYSINENEYRGKTNLQLFVRDIKKREFLD
- a CDS encoding helix-hairpin-helix domain-containing protein, encoding MKCLAKHIIFVLLQLFVLAASAQNNSPDKLIESILESHLDKIAEGTDVALIIEDLEYLLEHPININATTATELARLYLLNEIQIQKLMEYTENYGPVYSIYELKAVDGLTPKLLQNLQYFISFGPEEQEKKTFKELVKYANQQLLLRTLGNLQTAQGYKTKDDCSVPYEGNRFRYYTRYNFKADDKISFGFTAEKDPGEAFFSGSNKHGFDYYSGHVSYKLSNTFENISVGDYIVRAGQGLVLWQGYTNGKSENVLGITKTGQGTRGYTSVDENYYFRGAAGSVNLGNSKIILFYSHKNADGNLVYNDSVISHFSSLQTSGYHRTSNEINDEKTVKFTNTGGVFTHHFKNLKIGATVVYQHFDKAFIRSEQLYNKFRFSGKDNFTAGADYLLNKNNYVLFGEVAISKSKGKAFTQGAIVHINDQLGFSALFRHFGKDYHAFWANTLAEGSNISNESGLYFGVRFLPAKFVTLSAYSDIYKSDWFNYSTAGPARSWDIFTQADFQISEKMSAYLRFKNEEKEQKFKSDGRYINLPERVQKFRIHFQFRASETVLLKTRAEHVYYKADAGENGFMIFQDIQYSPKTFPLNLSARVAYFNTDSYNSRIYAYENDMLYVFSIPAYYGNGYRTYLNLKYQPANKIDCWLKLANTCWTDRETISSGYNEIAGHHKTELKLQLRLKF
- the lysS gene encoding lysine--tRNA ligase produces the protein MSHQELSEQEIIRRNSLQKMRELGVEPYPAAQYHVNTNTKDIKQNFKEEEKNFQDVVIAGRLMSRRIMGKAAFAEIQDHEGRIQIYVNRDEICTGDDKMMYNEVFKKLLDIGDIIGVKGHAFITQMGELTIHVTEFTVLNKSLRPLPIVKEKDGKTFDAFTDPEQRYRQRYIDLIVNPEVKETFKKRTIIYNTMRQMFNEYGYHEVETPILQPIPGGAAARPFITHHNALNMPLYMRIANELYLKRLIVGGFEGVYEFAKDFRNEGMDRTHNPEFTVMEIYVAYKDYKWMMSFTEEICERVAMALHGTTKVQLGDNIIDYKAPYPRVTMAEAILEHTGYDINGKSEDELRDICKKLDIEIDETMGKGKLIDEIFGEKCEGNYIQPTFITDYPKEMSPLTKKHRDNPELTERFELMVNGKELANAYSELNDPIDQRERFEDQLKLSEKGDDEAMFIDQDFLRALEYGMPPTSGMGIGMDRLTMFMTNSPSIQDVLFFPQMKPEKKAVELTDDEKAVFELLKAESPVELPALKEKAGLSNKKWDKAIKGLTKKNVAKVENTDAGLLVTAL